In one window of Bemisia tabaci chromosome 6, PGI_BMITA_v3 DNA:
- the Dg gene encoding dystroglycan 1 isoform X2, translated as MQRIISYSISLLLFVPNLLTNAAQTNEQVRQQRLVNFDSIDISAEDSFLLQNQETSVSSVQRLWGIPDVSTHAGRLFHLSVPPDAFSGTVGHYEVEGTENRPLPKWLTFNRTSGILEGVPSEQDTGEIYIKITAVNPKLKESVDDVFSVDVLPFSYFNGFQKDQKCQADEEITVINLVVDAAIDDLSNEQKIASIKNLAGYLGLHYSMVSLLPDEDDDLLLNSVLLAGPGDAKQQRSKESSSFLWQIGCDSRVWLDRMDLLNQVKQDALEGSLSETVQMPVIGWHVSSVSNNARKRREIAGFGADNIETDNDLDEPNSRIIPTMSSPSFSFHPATVESTPLHPHRHHHGESLAPVSHVYKSPDPVISVMPTPTFDPVRPTGMIYSPPVYEMKSRSATLEDLIAPSPTFLEPASTALPDLSSSEAPDAGTPDNDDNITSSGDYPTSSIIFSPPSPAPTEKIENDTKNFPPTIQHRLPKSALTAGKVFRFKIPNDTFSDLEDDTLRLVVKMEGNPISPNSWVQFNPNTQEIYALPIEEHVSRWFLNIEAIDSGGLSVNETLELNVQHHKRLRALNHEINLYVHINAPLHFSSAVDWELFLVGKLAKLNNDPDETTHITVRSVDLKADPVVFSYTNDSLPTNQCPTAQLKKLISVLATDPDSGKVKPSVNEALHPYLSISKISWQGIGQCENKSSLPTSYPKPENYSPSTRNPVDYINATVGQLYVFKVPEDTFYDHEDGFTPNLKLSLLTLDRTPIPHNNWLQFDSKNQEFFGIPSINDTGRKEYLLVCEDKTGQAANDGLVANVQPPPKVIYSMDFSMVIDTPGYSTFIDTPTIQRHFVERLSLLFNDPDTSNIVIESVLPGSTVITWHNRSLSTEKCPEDVGALLRKRTMIDSEEDSFKPEKEEPLVFFDCGASEISLIVSQIVASDTDRECKQSDKNASRILFVAASQRSDS; from the exons ATGCAGAGAATTATAAGTTATTCTATTTCTTTGCTCCTATTTGTACCAAATCTTCTAACTAATGCCGCTCAAACAAATGAACAGGTCCGGCAACAACGACTTGTAAATTTTGACTCAATAGATATTAGTGCTGAAGATTCTTTTCTGCTTCAAAATCAAGAGACATCAGTCTCCTCTGTCCAAAGGCTATGGGGTATACCAGATGTTTCCACTCATGCAGGCAGATTATTCCATCTTTCAGTGCCTCCTGATGCATTTTCTGGGACTGTTGGCCACTATGAG gtGGAAGGGACTGAAAACAGGCCTCTACCTAAATGGTTAACCTTTAATCGAACCTCTGGAATTCTAGAAGGTGTACCGTCTGAACAGGATACAGGAgaaatttacattaaaattacTGCTGTTaatccaaaattaaaagaatcTGTTGATGACGTTTTCTCAGTTGATGTTTTACCGTTTAGTTACTTCAATGGATTTCAAAAAGACCAG aAATGTCAAGCAGATGAAGAAATTACTGTGATAAATTTGGTGGTCGATGCCGCTATCGATGACTTAAGCAACGAGCAAAAAATAGCGTCAATTAAAAATCTTGCTGGCTATCTAGGCTTGCATTAT AGTATGGTTTCTCTCTTACCTGACGAAGATGATGATCTCTTGTTAAACTCAGTCCTCCTTGCTGGCCCAGGTGATGCGAAGCAGCAAAGATCCAAAGAGTCATCGTCTTTTCTTTGGCAG ATCGGCTGTGATAGTCGAGTGTGGCTTGACAGAATGGACCTTCTCAACCAAGTTAAGCAGGATGCACTGGAAGGGTCACTCTCTGAAACTGTGCAAATGCCTGTGATTGGATGGCATGTTTCATCAGTCAGTAATAATGCGCGAAAACGAAGGGAG ATTGCAGGTTTTGGAGCAGATAACATCGAAACTGACAATGACTTGGATGAGCCTAATTCTCGGATCATTCCAACCATGTCCTCACCATCCTTTTCGTTTCATCCTGCAACCGTTGAGTCAACACCTTTACATCCTCATAGACATCATCATGGAGAATCGCTGGCACCCGTATCACATGTGTACAAAAGTCCTGATCCGGTCATTTCAGTCATGCCAACACCAACTTTT GATCCTGTGCGCCCTACTGGTATGATTTATTCTCCTCCAGTTTATGAAATGAAAAGTAGATCAGCAACTTTGGAAGACCTTATCGCCCCATCTCCTACTTTCCTCGAACCTGCCTCAACAGCTTTGCCTGATCTCAGTAGTTCCGAA GCTCCTGATGCAGGAACTCCTGACAATGATGACAACATCACCTCCTCTGGAGACTACCCTACCTCATCAATTATCTTTTCTCCTCCATCGCCAGCTCCGacagaaaaaatcgaaaatgacACCAAAAATTTCCCTCCGACCATTCAACACCGCTTGCCAAAATCTGCTCTCACTGCTGGAAAAGTTTTCAG GTTTAAGATTCCCAACGATACCTTCTCAGATCTTGAAGATGATACTTTGCGTCTAGTCGTTAAAATGGAAGGAAACCCAATATCACCTAATTCATGGGTACAATTCAATCCAAACACTCAAGAAATCTATGCATT ACCTATAGAGGAACATGTCTCACGTTGGTTCCTCAACATCGAGGCAATCGATTCCGGCGGTCTTAGTGTAAATGAAACGCTGGAACTCAATGTACAGCACCACAAGAGATTGCGCGCTCTCAATCACGAAATCAATCTGTACGTTCACATCAATGCGCCTCTACATTTCTCATCCGCAGTCGACTGGGAATTATTCTTAGTAGGAAAGCTAGCCAAGCTGAACAACGATCCAGACGAAACAACACACATCACCGTTCGCTCTGTTGATTTGAAAGCTGACCCAGTAGTTTTTTCCTACACCAATGACTCTCTGCCTACAAATCAGTGTCCCACTGCCCAGTTGAAGAAATTGATTTCA gtTCTGGCCACAGATCCTGATTCAGGGAAGGTGAAGCCCTCTGTGAATGAAGCATTGCATCCATACCTAAGTATAAGTAAAATCTCTTGGCAAGGAATCGGTCAGTGCGAGAACAAATCATCACTTCCGACATCTTACCCAAAACCTGAAAATTACTCTCCGTCCACTCGCAATCCTGTTGATTACATCAATGCGACTGTGGGACAGCTATATGTCTTCAAAGTCCCCGAG GACACGTTTTACGATCATGAAGATGGTTTCACACCAAACTTGAAGCTTTCTCTTTTAACGTTAGACAGAACTCCAATCCCCCATAACAACTGGCTACAGTTCGACTCTaagaatcaagaatttttcggCATTCCTTCCATCAATGATACTGGTCGAAAAGAATACCTGTTG GTGTGTGAGGACAAGACTGGTCAGGCTGCAAACGACGGCTTAGTCGCAAATGTCCAGCCGCCCCCCAAAGTCATTTACAGCATGGATTTCAGCATGGTGATAGACACCCCAGGTTATTCAACTTTCATCGACACCCCAACTATTCAGCGACATTTTGTTGAGCGGTTGTCGCTGTTATTCAACGATCCAGACACTTCCAATATAGTGATCGAATCAGTACTTCCTGGCTCTACTGTTATCACATGGCATAATCGTAGCTTGTCCACTGAAAAATGTCCTGAGGATGTAGGAGCTTTGCTTCGCAAA
- the Dg gene encoding dystroglycan 1 isoform X1 → MQRIISYSISLLLFVPNLLTNAAQTNEQVRQQRLVNFDSIDISAEDSFLLQNQETSVSSVQRLWGIPDVSTHAGRLFHLSVPPDAFSGTVGHYEVEGTENRPLPKWLTFNRTSGILEGVPSEQDTGEIYIKITAVNPKLKESVDDVFSVDVLPFSYFNGFQKDQKCQADEEITVINLVVDAAIDDLSNEQKIASIKNLAGYLGLHYSMVSLLPDEDDDLLLNSVLLAGPGDAKQQRSKESSSFLWQIGCDSRVWLDRMDLLNQVKQDALEGSLSETVQMPVIGWHVSSVSNNARKRREIAGFGADNIETDNDLDEPNSRIIPTMSSPSFSFHPATVESTPLHPHRHHHGESLAPVSHVYKSPDPVISVMPTPTFDPVRPTGMIYSPPVYEMKSRSATLEDLIAPSPTFLEPASTALPDLSSSEAPDAGTPDNDDNITSSGDYPTSSIIFSPPSPAPTEKIENDTKNFPPTIQHRLPKSALTAGKVFRFKIPNDTFSDLEDDTLRLVVKMEGNPISPNSWVQFNPNTQEIYALPIEEHVSRWFLNIEAIDSGGLSVNETLELNVQHHKRLRALNHEINLYVHINAPLHFSSAVDWELFLVGKLAKLNNDPDETTHITVRSVDLKADPVVFSYTNDSLPTNQCPTAQLKKLISVLATDPDSGKVKPSVNEALHPYLSISKISWQGIGQCENKSSLPTSYPKPENYSPSTRNPVDYINATVGQLYVFKVPEDTFYDHEDGFTPNLKLSLLTLDRTPIPHNNWLQFDSKNQEFFGIPSINDTGRKEYLLVCEDKTGQAANDGLVANVQPPPKVIYSMDFSMVIDTPGYSTFIDTPTIQRHFVERLSLLFNDPDTSNIVIESVLPGSTVITWHNRSLSTEKCPEDVGALLRKVLLTDDDTSLQKRVNEVMGPEFHVVSAHVAPAGVCLTAYTEVYIPDLIVPVIDDIQPVSASGEYLVTFVIPTIIIFVMLVFSSFLACHLYRRKRTGKMSISDEDERRSFRSKGIPVIFQDELEEKFEEPSNKSPIIMKEERPPLPPPQYPRALPLPTTALLSDTEDSPYQPPPPFTTSRGDTDRQSRPKPTPTYRMPPPYVPP, encoded by the exons ATGCAGAGAATTATAAGTTATTCTATTTCTTTGCTCCTATTTGTACCAAATCTTCTAACTAATGCCGCTCAAACAAATGAACAGGTCCGGCAACAACGACTTGTAAATTTTGACTCAATAGATATTAGTGCTGAAGATTCTTTTCTGCTTCAAAATCAAGAGACATCAGTCTCCTCTGTCCAAAGGCTATGGGGTATACCAGATGTTTCCACTCATGCAGGCAGATTATTCCATCTTTCAGTGCCTCCTGATGCATTTTCTGGGACTGTTGGCCACTATGAG gtGGAAGGGACTGAAAACAGGCCTCTACCTAAATGGTTAACCTTTAATCGAACCTCTGGAATTCTAGAAGGTGTACCGTCTGAACAGGATACAGGAgaaatttacattaaaattacTGCTGTTaatccaaaattaaaagaatcTGTTGATGACGTTTTCTCAGTTGATGTTTTACCGTTTAGTTACTTCAATGGATTTCAAAAAGACCAG aAATGTCAAGCAGATGAAGAAATTACTGTGATAAATTTGGTGGTCGATGCCGCTATCGATGACTTAAGCAACGAGCAAAAAATAGCGTCAATTAAAAATCTTGCTGGCTATCTAGGCTTGCATTAT AGTATGGTTTCTCTCTTACCTGACGAAGATGATGATCTCTTGTTAAACTCAGTCCTCCTTGCTGGCCCAGGTGATGCGAAGCAGCAAAGATCCAAAGAGTCATCGTCTTTTCTTTGGCAG ATCGGCTGTGATAGTCGAGTGTGGCTTGACAGAATGGACCTTCTCAACCAAGTTAAGCAGGATGCACTGGAAGGGTCACTCTCTGAAACTGTGCAAATGCCTGTGATTGGATGGCATGTTTCATCAGTCAGTAATAATGCGCGAAAACGAAGGGAG ATTGCAGGTTTTGGAGCAGATAACATCGAAACTGACAATGACTTGGATGAGCCTAATTCTCGGATCATTCCAACCATGTCCTCACCATCCTTTTCGTTTCATCCTGCAACCGTTGAGTCAACACCTTTACATCCTCATAGACATCATCATGGAGAATCGCTGGCACCCGTATCACATGTGTACAAAAGTCCTGATCCGGTCATTTCAGTCATGCCAACACCAACTTTT GATCCTGTGCGCCCTACTGGTATGATTTATTCTCCTCCAGTTTATGAAATGAAAAGTAGATCAGCAACTTTGGAAGACCTTATCGCCCCATCTCCTACTTTCCTCGAACCTGCCTCAACAGCTTTGCCTGATCTCAGTAGTTCCGAA GCTCCTGATGCAGGAACTCCTGACAATGATGACAACATCACCTCCTCTGGAGACTACCCTACCTCATCAATTATCTTTTCTCCTCCATCGCCAGCTCCGacagaaaaaatcgaaaatgacACCAAAAATTTCCCTCCGACCATTCAACACCGCTTGCCAAAATCTGCTCTCACTGCTGGAAAAGTTTTCAG GTTTAAGATTCCCAACGATACCTTCTCAGATCTTGAAGATGATACTTTGCGTCTAGTCGTTAAAATGGAAGGAAACCCAATATCACCTAATTCATGGGTACAATTCAATCCAAACACTCAAGAAATCTATGCATT ACCTATAGAGGAACATGTCTCACGTTGGTTCCTCAACATCGAGGCAATCGATTCCGGCGGTCTTAGTGTAAATGAAACGCTGGAACTCAATGTACAGCACCACAAGAGATTGCGCGCTCTCAATCACGAAATCAATCTGTACGTTCACATCAATGCGCCTCTACATTTCTCATCCGCAGTCGACTGGGAATTATTCTTAGTAGGAAAGCTAGCCAAGCTGAACAACGATCCAGACGAAACAACACACATCACCGTTCGCTCTGTTGATTTGAAAGCTGACCCAGTAGTTTTTTCCTACACCAATGACTCTCTGCCTACAAATCAGTGTCCCACTGCCCAGTTGAAGAAATTGATTTCA gtTCTGGCCACAGATCCTGATTCAGGGAAGGTGAAGCCCTCTGTGAATGAAGCATTGCATCCATACCTAAGTATAAGTAAAATCTCTTGGCAAGGAATCGGTCAGTGCGAGAACAAATCATCACTTCCGACATCTTACCCAAAACCTGAAAATTACTCTCCGTCCACTCGCAATCCTGTTGATTACATCAATGCGACTGTGGGACAGCTATATGTCTTCAAAGTCCCCGAG GACACGTTTTACGATCATGAAGATGGTTTCACACCAAACTTGAAGCTTTCTCTTTTAACGTTAGACAGAACTCCAATCCCCCATAACAACTGGCTACAGTTCGACTCTaagaatcaagaatttttcggCATTCCTTCCATCAATGATACTGGTCGAAAAGAATACCTGTTG GTGTGTGAGGACAAGACTGGTCAGGCTGCAAACGACGGCTTAGTCGCAAATGTCCAGCCGCCCCCCAAAGTCATTTACAGCATGGATTTCAGCATGGTGATAGACACCCCAGGTTATTCAACTTTCATCGACACCCCAACTATTCAGCGACATTTTGTTGAGCGGTTGTCGCTGTTATTCAACGATCCAGACACTTCCAATATAGTGATCGAATCAGTACTTCCTGGCTCTACTGTTATCACATGGCATAATCGTAGCTTGTCCACTGAAAAATGTCCTGAGGATGTAGGAGCTTTGCTTCGCAAA GTGCTCCTGACAGACGATGACACATCTCTCCAGAAACGTGTCAACGAAGTCATGGGACCAGAGTTCCACGTGGTTTCGGCGCATGTTGCACCGGCCGGCGTATGTCTGACCGCTTACACGGAGGTCTACATCCCCGACTTGATAGTGCCCGTCATCGATGACATTCAACCGGTCTCAGCGTCCGGCGAATACCTAGTCACATTCGTCATTCCTACCATCATCATCTTCGTGATGCTCGTCTTCTCGAGCTTCTTGGCGTGTCACCTGTACCGTCGGAAGCGAACGGGTAAAATGAGCATCAGCGACGAGGACGAGCGGCGGAGTTTCCGGAGCAAAGGCATCCCTGTGATATTCCAAGACGAATTGGAAGAGAAATTCGAAGAGCCGTCGAATAAGTCGCCGATCATCATGAAAGAGGAGCGGCCTCCTCTTCCCCCTCCGCAGTACCCGAGGGCCTTGCCTCTGCCCACGACAGCCCTTCTATCGGATACTGAGGACTCTCCCTACCAGCCCCCACCGCCTTTCACGACCTCGAGGGGCGACACGGACAGGCAATCTCGGCCCAAGCCCACGCCAACATATAGGATGCCTCCGCCTTACGTACCACCTTAA